In the genome of Andrena cerasifolii isolate SP2316 chromosome 5, iyAndCera1_principal, whole genome shotgun sequence, one region contains:
- the Msk gene encoding importin-7 msk isoform X1 — MDARKVTELLRATIDPAQQKQAEEQLNQIHKIIGFAPTLLQIVMTAEGMPVRQAGVIYLKNLITSNWADRESENAPAEFSIHEQDRAMIRDAIVDALVHAPELIRVQLAVCVNNIVKHDFPGRWTQIVDKITIYLQNSDASCWPGVLLALYQLVKNFEYKKAEERGPLNEAMNLLFPMIYQLMLRLLPDDSEQSVLLQKQILKIFFALTQYTLPLDLISKEVFSQWMDVVRQVADRLVPPETNNPDLDDDERAELPWWKCKKWALRILHRMFERYGSPKNVTKEYKEFSEWYLRTFSGGILEVLLKILDQYRRKIYVSPRVIQQSINYINQGVSHAYSWKFLKPHMFEIIRDVLFPILSYSAADEELWNNNPYEYIRVKFVEIGFASDIFEDFVSPVTAAQTLLHSACKKRKNMLQETMRFCMEVLTSPNADPRQKDGALHMVGTLADVLLKKKVYKGQMDKMLLQYVFPEFNSPHGHMRARACWVLHYFSEIKFKQEQILVEAIGLTTNALLTDQDLPVKVEAAIALQMLLSAQEKAQKYVEPLIKPITLELLNIIRETENDDITTVIQKIVCTYSEQLMPIAVEMCQHLAVTFSQVLETDEGSDEKAITAMGLLNTIETLLTVMEKQPQIMTQLQPIVLQVIAHIFGESVMESFLFTLEFYEEALSLVYDLTGTTISEDMWKVLEWIYQLFQKDGFEYFTDMMPALHNYITVDTPAFLSNENHVLAMFNMCKAVLTGDAGEDPECHAAKLLEVIILQCKGHIDQCIPSLVQLVLERLMREVKTSELRTMCLQVVIAALYYNPALCLETMERLQGNFGQSTEPIASHFIKQWIHDTDCFLGLHDRKLCVLGLCTLISMCPARPPAVNECAQQIIPSLILLFDGLKRAYAAKVLDTDDEENEDDDSDIDEEVLSSDEDEIDDASQEYLEKLQEKVSRSSTQHGGFNVSGAIQDGHGDHGSDDDGDDSEYDANEETPLECFVTPLDSEDTNQDEYIVFKEVMQNIERTDTVWYRALTGQLTSEQQKALQEIIYLADQRKATLESKRIEQSGGYAFHSQTVPTSFNFGGTPLSQ; from the exons ATGGACGCGCGAAAAGTGACAGAATTGTTGCGTGCCACGATCGACCCAGCGCAACAGAAGCAGGCTGAAGAGCAGCTGAATCAG ATTCACAAAATTATCGGTTTCGCGCCAACATTGCTCCAAATCGTGATGACCGCAGAGGGGATGCCCGTGCGACAAGCTG GTGTTATATATTTGAAGAATTTAATTACGTCGAACTGGGCCGACAGAGAAAGTGAAAATGCTCCAGCCGAGTTTAGCATTCACGAGCAGGATCGTGCAATGATTCGGGATGCTATTGTTGACGCCCTTGTGCATGCACCGGAACTTATTAG AGTACAATTGGCGGTTTGTGTcaataatattgtaaaacatGATTTTCCTGGAAGATGGACACAAATAGTGGACAAAATCACGATATATCTACAGAATTCGGATGCTTCCTGCTGGCCAGGTGTTCTCCTAGCACTCTATCAACTTGTTAAAAATTTTGA ATACAAAAAAGCAGAGGAAAGAGGGCCCTTAAACGAAGCAATGAATTTATTGTTTCCTATGATCTACCAGTTAATGTTGCGACTTCTTCCAGACGACTCGGAACAATCAGTCTTATTACAAAAACAGATACTGAAAATATTCTTTGCCCTTACACAG TACACACTTCCCCTGGATTTGATTTCAAAAGAGGTTTTCTCGCAATGGATGGACGTGGTGCGGCAAGTAGCCGACAGGCTTGTCCCGCCCGAGACGAATAATCCAGATCTGGACGACGACGAGCGAGCAGAGTTACCATGGTGGAAGTGTAAGAAATGGGCCCTTCGCATTCTCCACAGAATGTTCGAGAGATACGGCAGCCCTAAAAATGTAACCAAAGAGTACAAGGAGTTTTCCGAGTGGTACCTGAGAACTTTCAGTGGAGGTATACTCGAAGTCCTTCTGAAAATTCTGGACCAATATCGAAGGAAGATATACGTGTCGCCTAGGGTGATTCAACAATCAATTAACTACATCAATCAGGG AGTAAGTCATGCGTACTCGTGGAAGTTTTTAAAGCCACATATGTTCGAGATAATTCGGGATGTACTCTTCCCGATTCTCTCGTATTCGGCCGCGGACGAAGAGCTTTGGAACAACAATCCGTACGAGTATATCAGAGTGAAGTTCG TGGAAATTGGTTTTGCTTCAGATATATTCGAAGACTTTGTGTCTCCGGTAACTGCGGCGCAAACATTGCTACACTCCGCTTGCAAGAAGCGTAAAAATATGCTTCAGGAAACGATGAGATTCTGTATGGAGGTCTTGACTAGTCCAAACGCAGACCCCCGGCAAAAGGATGGTGCACTGCATATG GTGGGAACTTTAGCGGACGTGCTGTTGAAAAAGAAAGTCTACAAGGGACAAATGGATAAGATGTTATTGCAATACGTCTTTCCCGAATTCAATAGCCCCCACGGACACATGAGAGCGAGA GCATGTTGGGTGTTGCACTATTTCTCTGAAATAAAGTTTAAACAAGAGCAGATATTAGTCGAGGCAATTGGACTCACGACGAACGCGCTCCTGACGGACCAAGATCTGCCAGTTAAAGTGGAGGCTGCTATCGCTTTGCAGATGCTGCTTTCTGCCCAGGAGAAAGCGCAGAAATACGTAGAACCTTTAATTAAACCAATAACGCTTGAATTATTAAATATCATACGGGAAACGGAGAACGACGACATAACGACTGTTATCCAGAAAATTGTTTGTACATACTCAGAGCAGCTTATGCCAATCGCGGTCGAGATGTGTCAGCATCTG GCTGTAACGTTTAGCCAAGTGCTTGAAACGGACGAGGGCAGCGATGAGAAAGCTATCACTGCCATGGGTCTGTTGAATACGATTGAGACTTTGTTAACGGTGATGGAAAAGCAGCCGCAAATCATGACACAGTTGCAGCCGATAGTGCTTCAAGTCATCGCTCACATTTTCGGGGAGAGCGTTATGG AGTCATTTCTTTTTACTTTAGAATTCTACGAAGAAGCTCTCTCGTTAGTCTACGATCTGACTGGAACCACAATTTCGGAAGATATGTGGAAAGTTTTAGAATGGATATACCAATTATTTCAGAAGGAcggttttgaatattttaccGACATGATGCCTGCGCTTCACAATTACATCACAGTCGATACTCCAGCGTTTCTTTCTAACGAGAACCACGTGCTGGCTATGTTTAACATGTGCAAAGCT GTATTGACTGGAGACGCTGGGGAAGATCCAGAGTGTCACGCTGCCAAATTACTGGAAGTTATAATCTTGCAATGTAAAGGTCACATCGATCAG TGCATACCTTCGCTTGTGCAATTGGTACTGGAGCGTTTGATGCGGGAAGTGAAGACATCAGAGCTAAGGACAATGTGTTTACAAGTAGTAATCGCAGCTCTTTACTATAATCCGGCACTCTGTCTCGAAACGATGGAGAGATTACAAGGGAACTTTGGACAGTCAACGGAACCGATTGCGTCTCACTTCATTAAACAGTGGATACACGACACAGACTGTTTCTTGGG CTTGCACGACAGGAAGCTTTGCGTTCTTGGACTGTGCACTTTAATTAGTATGTGCCCGGCGAGACCACCAGCAGTGAACGAGTGCGCTCAACAGATCATACCGTCTCTAATTTTACTTTTCGATGGCTTGAAGAGGGCCTACGCAGCCAAGGTATTGGACACCGACGACGAGGAGAACGAGGATGACGACAGCGACATCGACGAAG AAGTGTTATCATCGGACGAGGATGAGATCGACGATGCTAGTCAAGAATATTTGGAGAAGTTGCAAGAGAAAGTGTCAAGATCGTCCACGCAGCATGGTGGCTTCAATGTGTCGGGTGCGATTCAAGACGGTCATGGTGACCATGGATCGGACGATGACGGTGACGATTCAGAATACGATGCCAACGAGGAGACTCCTCTCGAGTGCTTTGTCACGCCTTTAGATTCGGAAGACACGAACCAGGACGAGTACATTGTCTTCAAAGAAGTTATGCAAA ATATCGAAAGAACAGATACTGTATGGTACAGAGCATTAACTGGTCAATTGACTTCAGAACAACAGAAGGCATTGCAGGAGATCATCTACTTGGCAGATCAACGTAAAGCAACTCTCGAAAGTAAACGAATCGAACAGAGCGGGG GCTACGCTTTCCACTCGCAGACTGTACCTACGTCGTTCAACTTCGGTGGAACACCTCTGAGCCAATAA
- the Msk gene encoding importin-7 msk isoform X3, producing MDARKVTELLRATIDPAQQKQAEEQLNQIHKIIGFAPTLLQIVMTAEGMPVRQAGVIYLKNLITSNWADRESENAPAEFSIHEQDRAMIRDAIVDALVHAPELIRVQLAVCVNNIVKHDFPGRWTQIVDKITIYLQNSDASCWPGVLLALYQLVKNFEYKKAEERGPLNEAMNLLFPMIYQLMLRLLPDDSEQSVLLQKQILKIFFALTQYTLPLDLISKEVFSQWMDVVRQVADRLVPPETNNPDLDDDERAELPWWKCKKWALRILHRMFERYGSPKNVTKEYKEFSEWYLRTFSGGILEVLLKILDQYRRKIYVSPRVIQQSINYINQGVSHAYSWKFLKPHMFEIIRDVLFPILSYSAADEELWNNNPYEYIRVKFDIFEDFVSPVTAAQTLLHSACKKRKNMLQETMRFCMEVLTSPNADPRQKDGALHMVGTLADVLLKKKVYKGQMDKMLLQYVFPEFNSPHGHMRARACWVLHYFSEIKFKQEQILVEAIGLTTNALLTDQDLPVKVEAAIALQMLLSAQEKAQKYVEPLIKPITLELLNIIRETENDDITTVIQKIVCTYSEQLMPIAVEMCQHLAVTFSQVLETDEGSDEKAITAMGLLNTIETLLTVMEKQPQIMTQLQPIVLQVIAHIFGESVMESFLFTLEFYEEALSLVYDLTGTTISEDMWKVLEWIYQLFQKDGFEYFTDMMPALHNYITVDTPAFLSNENHVLAMFNMCKAVLTGDAGEDPECHAAKLLEVIILQCKGHIDQCIPSLVQLVLERLMREVKTSELRTMCLQVVIAALYYNPALCLETMERLQGNFGQSTEPIASHFIKQWIHDTDCFLGLHDRKLCVLGLCTLISMCPARPPAVNECAQQIIPSLILLFDGLKRAYAAKVLDTDDEENEDDDSDIDEEVLSSDEDEIDDASQEYLEKLQEKVSRSSTQHGGFNVSGAIQDGHGDHGSDDDGDDSEYDANEETPLECFVTPLDSEDTNQDEYIVFKEVMQNIERTDTVWYRALTGQLTSEQQKALQEIIYLADQRKATLESKRIEQSGGYAFHSQTVPTSFNFGGTPLSQ from the exons ATGGACGCGCGAAAAGTGACAGAATTGTTGCGTGCCACGATCGACCCAGCGCAACAGAAGCAGGCTGAAGAGCAGCTGAATCAG ATTCACAAAATTATCGGTTTCGCGCCAACATTGCTCCAAATCGTGATGACCGCAGAGGGGATGCCCGTGCGACAAGCTG GTGTTATATATTTGAAGAATTTAATTACGTCGAACTGGGCCGACAGAGAAAGTGAAAATGCTCCAGCCGAGTTTAGCATTCACGAGCAGGATCGTGCAATGATTCGGGATGCTATTGTTGACGCCCTTGTGCATGCACCGGAACTTATTAG AGTACAATTGGCGGTTTGTGTcaataatattgtaaaacatGATTTTCCTGGAAGATGGACACAAATAGTGGACAAAATCACGATATATCTACAGAATTCGGATGCTTCCTGCTGGCCAGGTGTTCTCCTAGCACTCTATCAACTTGTTAAAAATTTTGA ATACAAAAAAGCAGAGGAAAGAGGGCCCTTAAACGAAGCAATGAATTTATTGTTTCCTATGATCTACCAGTTAATGTTGCGACTTCTTCCAGACGACTCGGAACAATCAGTCTTATTACAAAAACAGATACTGAAAATATTCTTTGCCCTTACACAG TACACACTTCCCCTGGATTTGATTTCAAAAGAGGTTTTCTCGCAATGGATGGACGTGGTGCGGCAAGTAGCCGACAGGCTTGTCCCGCCCGAGACGAATAATCCAGATCTGGACGACGACGAGCGAGCAGAGTTACCATGGTGGAAGTGTAAGAAATGGGCCCTTCGCATTCTCCACAGAATGTTCGAGAGATACGGCAGCCCTAAAAATGTAACCAAAGAGTACAAGGAGTTTTCCGAGTGGTACCTGAGAACTTTCAGTGGAGGTATACTCGAAGTCCTTCTGAAAATTCTGGACCAATATCGAAGGAAGATATACGTGTCGCCTAGGGTGATTCAACAATCAATTAACTACATCAATCAGGG AGTAAGTCATGCGTACTCGTGGAAGTTTTTAAAGCCACATATGTTCGAGATAATTCGGGATGTACTCTTCCCGATTCTCTCGTATTCGGCCGCGGACGAAGAGCTTTGGAACAACAATCCGTACGAGTATATCAGAGTGAAGTTCG ATATATTCGAAGACTTTGTGTCTCCGGTAACTGCGGCGCAAACATTGCTACACTCCGCTTGCAAGAAGCGTAAAAATATGCTTCAGGAAACGATGAGATTCTGTATGGAGGTCTTGACTAGTCCAAACGCAGACCCCCGGCAAAAGGATGGTGCACTGCATATG GTGGGAACTTTAGCGGACGTGCTGTTGAAAAAGAAAGTCTACAAGGGACAAATGGATAAGATGTTATTGCAATACGTCTTTCCCGAATTCAATAGCCCCCACGGACACATGAGAGCGAGA GCATGTTGGGTGTTGCACTATTTCTCTGAAATAAAGTTTAAACAAGAGCAGATATTAGTCGAGGCAATTGGACTCACGACGAACGCGCTCCTGACGGACCAAGATCTGCCAGTTAAAGTGGAGGCTGCTATCGCTTTGCAGATGCTGCTTTCTGCCCAGGAGAAAGCGCAGAAATACGTAGAACCTTTAATTAAACCAATAACGCTTGAATTATTAAATATCATACGGGAAACGGAGAACGACGACATAACGACTGTTATCCAGAAAATTGTTTGTACATACTCAGAGCAGCTTATGCCAATCGCGGTCGAGATGTGTCAGCATCTG GCTGTAACGTTTAGCCAAGTGCTTGAAACGGACGAGGGCAGCGATGAGAAAGCTATCACTGCCATGGGTCTGTTGAATACGATTGAGACTTTGTTAACGGTGATGGAAAAGCAGCCGCAAATCATGACACAGTTGCAGCCGATAGTGCTTCAAGTCATCGCTCACATTTTCGGGGAGAGCGTTATGG AGTCATTTCTTTTTACTTTAGAATTCTACGAAGAAGCTCTCTCGTTAGTCTACGATCTGACTGGAACCACAATTTCGGAAGATATGTGGAAAGTTTTAGAATGGATATACCAATTATTTCAGAAGGAcggttttgaatattttaccGACATGATGCCTGCGCTTCACAATTACATCACAGTCGATACTCCAGCGTTTCTTTCTAACGAGAACCACGTGCTGGCTATGTTTAACATGTGCAAAGCT GTATTGACTGGAGACGCTGGGGAAGATCCAGAGTGTCACGCTGCCAAATTACTGGAAGTTATAATCTTGCAATGTAAAGGTCACATCGATCAG TGCATACCTTCGCTTGTGCAATTGGTACTGGAGCGTTTGATGCGGGAAGTGAAGACATCAGAGCTAAGGACAATGTGTTTACAAGTAGTAATCGCAGCTCTTTACTATAATCCGGCACTCTGTCTCGAAACGATGGAGAGATTACAAGGGAACTTTGGACAGTCAACGGAACCGATTGCGTCTCACTTCATTAAACAGTGGATACACGACACAGACTGTTTCTTGGG CTTGCACGACAGGAAGCTTTGCGTTCTTGGACTGTGCACTTTAATTAGTATGTGCCCGGCGAGACCACCAGCAGTGAACGAGTGCGCTCAACAGATCATACCGTCTCTAATTTTACTTTTCGATGGCTTGAAGAGGGCCTACGCAGCCAAGGTATTGGACACCGACGACGAGGAGAACGAGGATGACGACAGCGACATCGACGAAG AAGTGTTATCATCGGACGAGGATGAGATCGACGATGCTAGTCAAGAATATTTGGAGAAGTTGCAAGAGAAAGTGTCAAGATCGTCCACGCAGCATGGTGGCTTCAATGTGTCGGGTGCGATTCAAGACGGTCATGGTGACCATGGATCGGACGATGACGGTGACGATTCAGAATACGATGCCAACGAGGAGACTCCTCTCGAGTGCTTTGTCACGCCTTTAGATTCGGAAGACACGAACCAGGACGAGTACATTGTCTTCAAAGAAGTTATGCAAA ATATCGAAAGAACAGATACTGTATGGTACAGAGCATTAACTGGTCAATTGACTTCAGAACAACAGAAGGCATTGCAGGAGATCATCTACTTGGCAGATCAACGTAAAGCAACTCTCGAAAGTAAACGAATCGAACAGAGCGGGG GCTACGCTTTCCACTCGCAGACTGTACCTACGTCGTTCAACTTCGGTGGAACACCTCTGAGCCAATAA
- the Msk gene encoding importin-7 msk isoform X2, whose protein sequence is MDARKVTELLRATIDPAQQKQAEEQLNQIHKIIGFAPTLLQIVMTAEGMPVRQAGVIYLKNLITSNWADRESENAPAEFSIHEQDRAMIRDAIVDALVHAPELIRVQLAVCVNNIVKHDFPGRWTQIVDKITIYLQNSDASCWPGVLLALYQLVKNFEYKKAEERGPLNEAMNLLFPMIYQLMLRLLPDDSEQSVLLQKQILKIFFALTQYTLPLDLISKEVFSQWMDVVRQVADRLVPPETNNPDLDDDERAELPWWKCKKWALRILHRMFERYGSPKNVTKEYKEFSEWYLRTFSGGILEVLLKILDQYRRKIYVSPRVIQQSINYINQGVSHAYSWKFLKPHMFEIIRDVLFPILSYSAADEELWNNNPYEYIRVKFVEIGFASDIFEDFVSPVTAAQTLLHSACKKRKNMLQETMRFCMEVLTSPNADPRQKDGALHMVGTLADVLLKKKVYKGQMDKMLLQYVFPEFNSPHGHMRARACWVLHYFSEIKFKQEQILVEAIGLTTNALLTDQDLPVKVEAAIALQMLLSAQEKAQKYVEPLIKPITLELLNIIRETENDDITTVIQKIVCTYSEQLMPIAVEMCQHLAVTFSQVLETDEGSDEKAITAMGLLNTIETLLTVMEKQPQIMTQLQPIVLQVIAHIFGESVMEFYEEALSLVYDLTGTTISEDMWKVLEWIYQLFQKDGFEYFTDMMPALHNYITVDTPAFLSNENHVLAMFNMCKAVLTGDAGEDPECHAAKLLEVIILQCKGHIDQCIPSLVQLVLERLMREVKTSELRTMCLQVVIAALYYNPALCLETMERLQGNFGQSTEPIASHFIKQWIHDTDCFLGLHDRKLCVLGLCTLISMCPARPPAVNECAQQIIPSLILLFDGLKRAYAAKVLDTDDEENEDDDSDIDEEVLSSDEDEIDDASQEYLEKLQEKVSRSSTQHGGFNVSGAIQDGHGDHGSDDDGDDSEYDANEETPLECFVTPLDSEDTNQDEYIVFKEVMQNIERTDTVWYRALTGQLTSEQQKALQEIIYLADQRKATLESKRIEQSGGYAFHSQTVPTSFNFGGTPLSQ, encoded by the exons ATGGACGCGCGAAAAGTGACAGAATTGTTGCGTGCCACGATCGACCCAGCGCAACAGAAGCAGGCTGAAGAGCAGCTGAATCAG ATTCACAAAATTATCGGTTTCGCGCCAACATTGCTCCAAATCGTGATGACCGCAGAGGGGATGCCCGTGCGACAAGCTG GTGTTATATATTTGAAGAATTTAATTACGTCGAACTGGGCCGACAGAGAAAGTGAAAATGCTCCAGCCGAGTTTAGCATTCACGAGCAGGATCGTGCAATGATTCGGGATGCTATTGTTGACGCCCTTGTGCATGCACCGGAACTTATTAG AGTACAATTGGCGGTTTGTGTcaataatattgtaaaacatGATTTTCCTGGAAGATGGACACAAATAGTGGACAAAATCACGATATATCTACAGAATTCGGATGCTTCCTGCTGGCCAGGTGTTCTCCTAGCACTCTATCAACTTGTTAAAAATTTTGA ATACAAAAAAGCAGAGGAAAGAGGGCCCTTAAACGAAGCAATGAATTTATTGTTTCCTATGATCTACCAGTTAATGTTGCGACTTCTTCCAGACGACTCGGAACAATCAGTCTTATTACAAAAACAGATACTGAAAATATTCTTTGCCCTTACACAG TACACACTTCCCCTGGATTTGATTTCAAAAGAGGTTTTCTCGCAATGGATGGACGTGGTGCGGCAAGTAGCCGACAGGCTTGTCCCGCCCGAGACGAATAATCCAGATCTGGACGACGACGAGCGAGCAGAGTTACCATGGTGGAAGTGTAAGAAATGGGCCCTTCGCATTCTCCACAGAATGTTCGAGAGATACGGCAGCCCTAAAAATGTAACCAAAGAGTACAAGGAGTTTTCCGAGTGGTACCTGAGAACTTTCAGTGGAGGTATACTCGAAGTCCTTCTGAAAATTCTGGACCAATATCGAAGGAAGATATACGTGTCGCCTAGGGTGATTCAACAATCAATTAACTACATCAATCAGGG AGTAAGTCATGCGTACTCGTGGAAGTTTTTAAAGCCACATATGTTCGAGATAATTCGGGATGTACTCTTCCCGATTCTCTCGTATTCGGCCGCGGACGAAGAGCTTTGGAACAACAATCCGTACGAGTATATCAGAGTGAAGTTCG TGGAAATTGGTTTTGCTTCAGATATATTCGAAGACTTTGTGTCTCCGGTAACTGCGGCGCAAACATTGCTACACTCCGCTTGCAAGAAGCGTAAAAATATGCTTCAGGAAACGATGAGATTCTGTATGGAGGTCTTGACTAGTCCAAACGCAGACCCCCGGCAAAAGGATGGTGCACTGCATATG GTGGGAACTTTAGCGGACGTGCTGTTGAAAAAGAAAGTCTACAAGGGACAAATGGATAAGATGTTATTGCAATACGTCTTTCCCGAATTCAATAGCCCCCACGGACACATGAGAGCGAGA GCATGTTGGGTGTTGCACTATTTCTCTGAAATAAAGTTTAAACAAGAGCAGATATTAGTCGAGGCAATTGGACTCACGACGAACGCGCTCCTGACGGACCAAGATCTGCCAGTTAAAGTGGAGGCTGCTATCGCTTTGCAGATGCTGCTTTCTGCCCAGGAGAAAGCGCAGAAATACGTAGAACCTTTAATTAAACCAATAACGCTTGAATTATTAAATATCATACGGGAAACGGAGAACGACGACATAACGACTGTTATCCAGAAAATTGTTTGTACATACTCAGAGCAGCTTATGCCAATCGCGGTCGAGATGTGTCAGCATCTG GCTGTAACGTTTAGCCAAGTGCTTGAAACGGACGAGGGCAGCGATGAGAAAGCTATCACTGCCATGGGTCTGTTGAATACGATTGAGACTTTGTTAACGGTGATGGAAAAGCAGCCGCAAATCATGACACAGTTGCAGCCGATAGTGCTTCAAGTCATCGCTCACATTTTCGGGGAGAGCGTTATGG AATTCTACGAAGAAGCTCTCTCGTTAGTCTACGATCTGACTGGAACCACAATTTCGGAAGATATGTGGAAAGTTTTAGAATGGATATACCAATTATTTCAGAAGGAcggttttgaatattttaccGACATGATGCCTGCGCTTCACAATTACATCACAGTCGATACTCCAGCGTTTCTTTCTAACGAGAACCACGTGCTGGCTATGTTTAACATGTGCAAAGCT GTATTGACTGGAGACGCTGGGGAAGATCCAGAGTGTCACGCTGCCAAATTACTGGAAGTTATAATCTTGCAATGTAAAGGTCACATCGATCAG TGCATACCTTCGCTTGTGCAATTGGTACTGGAGCGTTTGATGCGGGAAGTGAAGACATCAGAGCTAAGGACAATGTGTTTACAAGTAGTAATCGCAGCTCTTTACTATAATCCGGCACTCTGTCTCGAAACGATGGAGAGATTACAAGGGAACTTTGGACAGTCAACGGAACCGATTGCGTCTCACTTCATTAAACAGTGGATACACGACACAGACTGTTTCTTGGG CTTGCACGACAGGAAGCTTTGCGTTCTTGGACTGTGCACTTTAATTAGTATGTGCCCGGCGAGACCACCAGCAGTGAACGAGTGCGCTCAACAGATCATACCGTCTCTAATTTTACTTTTCGATGGCTTGAAGAGGGCCTACGCAGCCAAGGTATTGGACACCGACGACGAGGAGAACGAGGATGACGACAGCGACATCGACGAAG AAGTGTTATCATCGGACGAGGATGAGATCGACGATGCTAGTCAAGAATATTTGGAGAAGTTGCAAGAGAAAGTGTCAAGATCGTCCACGCAGCATGGTGGCTTCAATGTGTCGGGTGCGATTCAAGACGGTCATGGTGACCATGGATCGGACGATGACGGTGACGATTCAGAATACGATGCCAACGAGGAGACTCCTCTCGAGTGCTTTGTCACGCCTTTAGATTCGGAAGACACGAACCAGGACGAGTACATTGTCTTCAAAGAAGTTATGCAAA ATATCGAAAGAACAGATACTGTATGGTACAGAGCATTAACTGGTCAATTGACTTCAGAACAACAGAAGGCATTGCAGGAGATCATCTACTTGGCAGATCAACGTAAAGCAACTCTCGAAAGTAAACGAATCGAACAGAGCGGGG GCTACGCTTTCCACTCGCAGACTGTACCTACGTCGTTCAACTTCGGTGGAACACCTCTGAGCCAATAA